From Streptomyces sp. NBC_00370, a single genomic window includes:
- a CDS encoding Asp23/Gls24 family envelope stress response protein → MTTDLSPAVPAASSTEKNQNAQNTTTLSGGGTGPAEPAATRGKTAIADLVVVKIAGTAARDIPGVHDMGGGLSRTLGAVRNRVPGGRPNVGRGVKVEVGERQTAIDLDLVVEYGVPITDVARDVRENVIAAVERITGLEVVEVNIAVNDVHLPEDDDADSASEARVA, encoded by the coding sequence ATGACCACGGACCTGTCGCCCGCCGTGCCTGCGGCGAGCAGCACGGAGAAGAACCAGAACGCGCAGAACACCACCACGCTCAGCGGGGGCGGCACCGGCCCCGCCGAACCGGCGGCGACGCGCGGCAAGACGGCCATCGCCGACCTCGTGGTGGTCAAGATCGCGGGTACGGCCGCACGGGACATCCCCGGCGTGCACGACATGGGCGGCGGCCTCTCCCGGACGCTCGGAGCGGTACGCAACCGTGTCCCGGGCGGTCGCCCGAACGTGGGACGCGGCGTGAAGGTGGAGGTCGGTGAGCGGCAGACCGCCATCGATCTGGATCTGGTGGTGGAGTACGGCGTGCCGATCACGGACGTGGCGCGTGACGTACGGGAGAACGTGATCGCGGCCGTCGAGCGGATCACCGGTCTTGAGGTCGTCGAGGTCAACATCGCGGTCAACGACGTACACCTGCCGGAGGACGACGACGCGGACTCGGCGTCCGAGGCCCGGGTCGCTTAA